The genomic DNA ACAGACCGGCCAGAACCAGGGGCTTGCGCCCGGCGCGCAGCAAGGTGCCAATGCGGGTGTGCAAGCCAATTGCCAGCATCGCGCAGGCAAGCAGCCAGTTATCGAAGTCAAGCAGGGCAGGCTTCCAGTCCTGGGGCACGAGTCCCGCGGAATGCACGGCCATCACCGCCACAAACCCCACCGCGAACCACGGAATCGCCTTCAGGATAGCGCCCCAAGGACGCCCGCCTGCCGCCTTCGCGCCTTTGCCCTCTTCCTCGAGCCCGATGCCGGCCTTCGGCAACAGCGCCAGCACCAGCAACAGGGGGCCCAGCGCCAGCACGCGCACCATCTTGGTCACCACGGCGGCATCCGCGGTGGCATCGCTGACCATCTTGCCCGATGCGATGACCTGTGCCACTTCGTGCAGCGTGGCGCCGGTGTAGATGCCAAACGTGCGCTCGCTGATGGCCAGGTGCCAGTGCTGCGTGGCCAGCTCGAACAGATAGGGATACAGCAGCATGCCGGCCGTGCCGAATAGCACCACCGTAGCCACGGCCACGGCCGTCTGGCGGTCGTCGGTGCGCACTACCGAAGCCACCGCGATGGCTGCCGCGGCGCCACATACCGCGCTGCCCGCGCTGACGAGGATGGCTTCCCGGCGGCTCAGCCCCAGCAGCGAAGAACCGATCCAGATCCCCAGCAGCATGGTCGACACCAGCATGGCCAGCGGCACCAGCACGCCTGCCAGGCCCAGGTCGGCGATAGCGCCAAAGGTGAGGCGCAGGCCATACAGCGCCACGCCGAGGCGCAACAGTTGCTGGCGCGCCAGCTGCATGCCCGGCGCAAGCGGGGTGAGCCAGCGTTGCGGGAGCGTGTTGCCCGCCACCATGCCGGCGAACATGGCCAGCGTCAGCGCGCTCATGCCGAGGTGGGAGACCGCCGGGTGTGCCGAGAACACCATGGCCAGCCAGGCGATGAAACCCAGCGGCACCAGCGTCAGGATCCGGGTCGGCCACGAGGGGGTTCGGCGCCGAGATTGGCAACTGCGGACGAAGGAGTGGAAGACATGGCGGGGGTCCTGCCCGTAACGCCGGAGGGCTTCGGGGCGCATATTGAGTATGTCCGAAGCGTACTTAGCTGGCCTAAATCTGTAAAACAGGTAATATCGCTATATGTTACCTGTTTTGCAGATATGAACCATCGCCCGCTTCGCCTGACCCTTCGCCAGCTCTCCGTTTTCGTCGCGGTGGCGCAGCACGGCAGCACCGTGGCTGCGGCCGATGCGCTGGCCATGTCGCAATCCGCGGTCAGCGCCGCGCTGGCGGATCTGGAGGCCGCACTGGGCGGCGCACTCTTTGACCGGGTCGCGCGCCGCCTGAGCATCAATGAGACCGGCCGGCTGTTTTTCCCGCGTGCGCTGTCGCTGC from Cupriavidus sp. D39 includes the following:
- a CDS encoding YeiH family protein; the protein is MVFSAHPAVSHLGMSALTLAMFAGMVAGNTLPQRWLTPLAPGMQLARQQLLRLGVALYGLRLTFGAIADLGLAGVLVPLAMLVSTMLLGIWIGSSLLGLSRREAILVSAGSAVCGAAAAIAVASVVRTDDRQTAVAVATVVLFGTAGMLLYPYLFELATQHWHLAISERTFGIYTGATLHEVAQVIASGKMVSDATADAAVVTKMVRVLALGPLLLVLALLPKAGIGLEEEGKGAKAAGGRPWGAILKAIPWFAVGFVAVMAVHSAGLVPQDWKPALLDFDNWLLACAMLAIGLHTRIGTLLRAGRKPLVLAGLLFVFLVCGGALLCAAVA